GACACTGCTTCAATAATTTGCGTCATGGACCTCGTGATCTGGCAATTTttctgaaattttttttttttcaaacgCTCATCGGgatgaaaatttttgagCTCATCTCGAAAATACTACGAATaagattttatttcttaacGAATAAGTcttatgaaaaaatattaaaaattcattagaaggctaattaatatattttactgATAGTTTTTCTGATTTTAACTCCAGCTTTAGAAGAAGATCTGTAAAGAGTGCTTATCAAGTGGTTGTGTGTGGTAATCCTTACTATAACTTAGATAGAAATCAACTAAAATGTCCTACGTTTTAACTGAAACCCCAGCAGGTTATGCCTTATTAAAGGCTTCTGATAAGAAAATCTATAAATCCTCCAGTTTATTACAAGATTTAGATACTACTGACAAAGTTTTAAaggaatttaaaattgcaGCTTTCTCTAAATTTAACTCTGCTGCAAATGCCTTGGAAGAATCTACTGCCATCATTGAAGGTAAGGTTTCTCCTCAATTAGAGAAACTTttagatgaaattaaaaaagataagAAAACCACTTTGATTGTTTCTGAAACTAAATTAGCTAATgctattaataaattgggCTTAAACCTTAACATTGTTTCTGATGCTGTCACTTTAGATATCTATAGAGCTGTTAAGGAATACCTACCAGATTTGTTACCAGGTTTGAGTGATTCTGATTTAAACAAAATGTCCTTAGGTTTAGCCCATTCCATTGGTCGtcataaattaaaattctcTGCTGATAAAGTTGATGTCATGATTATTCAAGCCATTGCCTTATTAGACGACTTAGacaaagaattaaatacaTATGCTATGAGATGTAAGGAATGGTACGGGTGGCATTTCCCAGAATTGGCCAAAATCGTCACTGATTCTGTTGCATACGCTAGATTAATCTTAACCATGGGTATTAGATCTAAGGCTTCTGAAACTGATATGAGTGAAATTTTGccagaagaaattgaagaacGTGTTAAAACTGCCGCTGAAGTTTCTATGGGTACTGAAATTACTCCAACTGATTTAGATAACATTAAAGCTTTAGCTGAACAAATCGTTGAATTTGCTTCTTACAGAGAACAATTATCTAACTATCTATCTTCAAGAATGAAGGCTATCGCTCCAAACTTGACTCAATTAGTTGGTGAATTAGTTGGTGCTAGATTAATTGCTCATTCTGGTTCTTTAATCTCTTTAGCCAAATCACCAGCTTCTACTATCCAAATCTTAGGTGCTGAAAAAGCTTTATTCAGAGCTTTAAAGACTAAGCATGATACTCCAAAATATGGTTTATTATACCATGCTTCTTTAGTTGGCCAAGCTACTGGTAAAAATAAGGGTAAGATTGCTAGAGTTTTAGCTGCCAAGGCTGCCGTCTCCCTACGTTATGATGCTTTAGCTGAAGATAGAGATGATGCTGGTGATGTTGGTTTAGAAGCTAGAACTAAGGTAGAAAACAGATTGTCTCAATTAGAAGGTAGAGATCTAAGAACTACTCCAAAGGTTGTTCGTGAAGCTAAAAAGGTTGAAATAACCGAAGCTAGAGCTTATAACGCTGATGCTGATACTATTCCAGCAGCTGAAGCTGATTCTGACGATGAAAGTGAAGATGAATCTgaagaaaagaaggaaaagaaggataagaaaagaaagagagatgaagatgaagatgaagaaaaagaagaaaagaagaaatctaagaaagaaaagaaggaaAAGAAGGAAAAGAAGGAAAAGAAGGAAAAGAAAGACAAGAAGGAAAAGAAAGACAAGAAGGAAAAGAAGGATAAAAAGGATAAAAAATCcaagaaagaaaagaaataagtAAAGGATTagcatatttattttaatataattattatatctggtcattttttttcttaattgtttttattttcatttccCCAATTCCTCCATTATGTGTCTCTTTTGTGCACCTTTCTAAATTAGTCATTAATGCTACGCTCATTCTGAAAGCAACTGGTATATCCTTTATCTTATCAAACTACACATTGTATACTCTGTAAATTAGAAGTCTCATTATATAAAATCTTATCAACTATAACTATAACTATTAAGATGATCTTTTACGCTGTGCTTTAAACATTTATACATGATTTATccttttctaaataatgCTAAAAAGTAAAGTAAGTAAAATTATATGACTtgtttaaagaaataaagtTATGGACATTCTTCATTAGATATTGAGTCTAAAAACCTTTAAAGCCAAATATTTATCTGtctatttattaaattattttaataccTCGGAATTTTTCCACCCGTTTTGTTTAAGTTACCGGCGTATTTTTAAGAATGTAAGAAATTTAGTTAAGAAAAACGAGTTTGCAACTGAACAATTACTAATCGTAAAAATGCATACAGACAGACACCTCcttgaatttatttttttattctaaaGTAATGGCCAAAGATATCATTATATCTATTGATGAAACTAATGAACTGAGAAAAAAACTTGGATTAAAACTTTTAGATACTAGTAATAGTGTAGACTCTAGGAAGTCATCGTCTACAAACGATCATGACAACAATTCAAATAGCAAAATACATAACGATGATAACGATAATGCCACTTTTAGTTTGAAACCCACTACTGATGAGCTAAATGGAAATTTTAAGGCATTAAGCGAAGAGcattataataaatctacattaattataaatagGCTCAAATCTTTGAGAGAGAAGAAGCTACGTCTGAGACAATCAGAATCTGCATTGGCAGATTCAAATTCTGCAACTGTTGATTGGCTATCGAATGTAGGTAAAACAAAGCATgataaagtaaaaatacACATTGGAGATGAACGTAATATGGAAGATGATAATAAGGATATAGGTGCTGTCTCCGATCTACCTATAATGAATGTCTCCCATAGCATTTCCTCATTAGGGAATAATAAGCCAACCATATTGACCCTGAAAGAAAAGGACATATTAGACTATAAAAGTGAGGAAGAAGCTGACGATATTCAAGATGCTATGTTAGAAAATCAAGATTTAATCCATGAGGAAGACCATCTAAATAAACTAAAGTtgagaaaattaaatcaacaaagaaaaagacGTTTCAACTTAAATGTTTCAAGTATAGATATTGcaaaagaagatgatgataaatcTGTGGTGAAAAATTCACATTCTCTTATTATAGGTGCCAAAATTGATACTTTACAAAATTTATCCAACGAATCACAGCTATCGGATAAAGAtgaaacaaaattaaaggtaaatttatcaaatatgaaagattcagataataattcagatGATAATAgtgattttaaaaagatcaaaattaaaaaaagaaagaagatGGGTAATAACATGAAGAATAAAATGTTTAAATCGTCGGTAAATATACCCACCAAAATGCAAAAGGTTGAATTAGTTGACGAAGATGTGGATATAGACGATAATCAAATTGATTATATAGTTGGAGATGCTAGAATCAATAGACATAAAACTTTACTAAAAGCCAAGCAGCGGAGTTTAGAAGATATCGAGAAAGACATATTTatggaaaaattagaaaaaaagcAAAGAGTAAAAGATATAGAATCATTGAGGAAACGCAGGACTAATACTTTGACTATTGATGAGAATACAGTATTTCTAGAGACATTGGAATCGAATATACTTGATAACAAATCAGAAACTGATAATGAGAAAGAGAATGAATCTGCAAAGTTGGATAGTTACAATATTCCAAAAGATGCTagtaaaaatttatcaattattaattcagAGCCAATTACTAAAGATGAGACTCCTACAAAATctaatattccaaattttcATGATGGATTAGCTTCAACTCTACAATTCTTACAAGAACGGAATGCATTACCTACTAAAGCCAAAAATACTGTAAAGCCGGATGAAAGATTAAACGAGCTGTCAAAAGATTTTGTTGCGTCAGTTGACACGACACAAGAAGATTATGATAAAGTGCGGAGAAACAAGATggaaattagaaataatatagtTAAACAAGTGAACGATATTCAAGCCGTTAGATTGAAAGATTATAATCCTGAAGTAATCTTACAGTACACAGATGAAGATGGTAATACTTTAACAACCAAAGAAGCTTATAAGCAGTTATCACAGAAGTTTCATGGAACAAGGAGTAATGACAAAAAGAAAGCCAAATTGCAAGCTCGTATTGAGGctaggaaaaaaaattccaatcTGAAACAACTGTTCGGTTTTGAACAGTAAGCTTCAACGATCATTGGCCCTTAAACCACCTACAAAGTGTTGTATCAAAATACTTCACATTTAATTTGTGTCACTAATTTTTAGCCTGtattgttgaaaaattcgGCTCCTTTGGGTGATATTCTAGAAggaaaacaagaaaaaaaacaaagcGATGAGCACGAAAATAATTGTTGGATCTGTCAAACCTTTATACGCgttttggaaaaataaaCACGAATAAAATGTGATTTTGTtatattgtattataattattgaGAATAATGATTATTACCGTCTCATATAtgttatttaaaaaattgtacATTTAATAcgaataattatttattcgTATGagataatatttgaaataaatgaaaatagtTTGAATAAAATCTAATCACATTATACAGTAGTCATTATGATTTCTACAACGACTCAAGCAAGTCAGCGTCATACGCTCCAcacaaatttatttgattcatCATTATATCAAGTTAGTGAGCCTCCAAAGGGTGTTTTCAAGCCAAGTAGGTTACAATACAATAGCAAACCTAGGCCAAACATTAAATCTAAtagagaattattaaatgattatattataaaactaaaatcaaaaatcaGTAGTCTACTATCAGATGATATGAAGAAGTATATGCCGGATCTAGATTTAGATGTTACAGTATTATGTTTATTCTGGTATGTATTATCATCTATTTCCAGTAATTTAACTAAGGCTGTCCTTCGAAGATTTCCTCATCCTGTCGCATTAACTGAATTACAATTCCTTCTCAGTGCATCATTATGTGTCTCCTTTGTTACtcttataaattatatccAGAAACCACAAATTAGAACCACGAAAATTGCTAAAgctttaatgaattttccAGATGGTATATTACCAACTTATTTGAATGGTGATTTTAAGGCACAAGTTATTGGTAAGTTTTTATCCCCCtacaaattaattattttaactACTTTTCCAATGGGTATCTTCCAATTTGTAGGCCATATTGCTTCTCATAACGCTACAGCTGTCATTCCAGTTTCTTTAGTTCAATCTGTTAAAGCTCTCTCTCCATTGATGACagtattatattataaagtATTGGAGAATAAAGTTTACAATCCAATGACTTATTATACACTTCTTCTACTAGTGTTAGGTGTTATAGTCACTTGCTTTTCAACTTCAAGTAAGAAAGCTTCTAAAATTTCTGTATCATCAAGCTCAAAGTTTAGTGGCTTAGTTTATGCCTTTGTTgcaatgataatatttgtttcacaaaatatttttgctaAGAACATATTATCTGTTAAACAAAGTAAAAGTATACTACCATCGGGGAAAAAAAACGAAACTCATTCAGATGATAAATCTATCTCACCAACCCATTTAGATAAGATAACTATCTTGTTTTATTGTTCATGTATGGGTTTCTTAATGACTCttccattatttttaacaaGCGAGTTAACTTGTGAAAGAAGTATTTTCCATGATTTAACAGGAAGGGTTTTTATCCTAATTGTATCACATGCATTATCTCATTTTATTCAAGCATTATTAGCCTTTCAATTAATTGGCATGCTGTCCTCTGTTAACTA
The window above is part of the Henningerozyma blattae CBS 6284 chromosome 2, complete genome genome. Proteins encoded here:
- the NOP58 gene encoding RNA-processing protein NOP58 (similar to Saccharomyces cerevisiae NOP58 (YOR310C); ancestral locus Anc_8.787), with amino-acid sequence MSYVLTETPAGYALLKASDKKIYKSSSLLQDLDTTDKVLKEFKIAAFSKFNSAANALEESTAIIEGKVSPQLEKLLDEIKKDKKTTLIVSETKLANAINKLGLNLNIVSDAVTLDIYRAVKEYLPDLLPGLSDSDLNKMSLGLAHSIGRHKLKFSADKVDVMIIQAIALLDDLDKELNTYAMRCKEWYGWHFPELAKIVTDSVAYARLILTMGIRSKASETDMSEILPEEIEERVKTAAEVSMGTEITPTDLDNIKALAEQIVEFASYREQLSNYLSSRMKAIAPNLTQLVGELVGARLIAHSGSLISLAKSPASTIQILGAEKALFRALKTKHDTPKYGLLYHASLVGQATGKNKGKIARVLAAKAAVSLRYDALAEDRDDAGDVGLEARTKVENRLSQLEGRDLRTTPKVVREAKKVEITEARAYNADADTIPAAEADSDDESEDESEEKKEKKDKKRKRDEDEDEEKEEKKKSKKEKKEKKEKKEKKEKKDKKEKKDKKEKKDKKDKKSKKEKK
- the SNU66 gene encoding U4/U6-U5 snRNP complex subunit SNU66 (similar to Saccharomyces cerevisiae SNU66 (YOR308C); ancestral locus Anc_8.786) → MAKDIIISIDETNELRKKLGLKLLDTSNSVDSRKSSSTNDHDNNSNSKIHNDDNDNATFSLKPTTDELNGNFKALSEEHYNKSTLIINRLKSLREKKLRLRQSESALADSNSATVDWLSNVGKTKHDKVKIHIGDERNMEDDNKDIGAVSDLPIMNVSHSISSLGNNKPTILTLKEKDILDYKSEEEADDIQDAMLENQDLIHEEDHLNKLKLRKLNQQRKRRFNLNVSSIDIAKEDDDKSVVKNSHSLIIGAKIDTLQNLSNESQLSDKDETKLKVNLSNMKDSDNNSDDNSDFKKIKIKKRKKMGNNMKNKMFKSSVNIPTKMQKVELVDEDVDIDDNQIDYIVGDARINRHKTLLKAKQRSLEDIEKDIFMEKLEKKQRVKDIESLRKRRTNTLTIDENTVFLETLESNILDNKSETDNEKENESAKLDSYNIPKDASKNLSIINSEPITKDETPTKSNIPNFHDGLASTLQFLQERNALPTKAKNTVKPDERLNELSKDFVASVDTTQEDYDKVRRNKMEIRNNIVKQVNDIQAVRLKDYNPEVILQYTDEDGNTLTTKEAYKQLSQKFHGTRSNDKKKAKLQARIEARKKNSNLKQLFGFEQ
- the SLY41 gene encoding Sly41p (similar to Saccharomyces cerevisiae SLY41 (YOR307C); ancestral locus Anc_8.785) produces the protein MISTTTQASQRHTLHTNLFDSSLYQVSEPPKGVFKPSRLQYNSKPRPNIKSNRELLNDYIIKLKSKISSLLSDDMKKYMPDLDLDVTVLCLFWYVLSSISSNLTKAVLRRFPHPVALTELQFLLSASLCVSFVTLINYIQKPQIRTTKIAKALMNFPDGILPTYLNGDFKAQVIGKFLSPYKLIILTTFPMGIFQFVGHIASHNATAVIPVSLVQSVKALSPLMTVLYYKVLENKVYNPMTYYTLLLLVLGVIVTCFSTSSKKASKISVSSSSKFSGLVYAFVAMIIFVSQNIFAKNILSVKQSKSILPSGKKNETHSDDKSISPTHLDKITILFYCSCMGFLMTLPLFLTSELTCERSIFHDLTGRVFILIVSHALSHFIQALLAFQLIGMLSSVNYSVANIMKRIVIISVSLVWESKLNVMQIIGLSLTMCGLYGYDRWGVQRKNSHTHDI